One segment of Theobroma cacao cultivar B97-61/B2 chromosome 9, Criollo_cocoa_genome_V2, whole genome shotgun sequence DNA contains the following:
- the LOC18590730 gene encoding histone H4, translated as MSGRGKGGKGLGKGGAKRHRKVLRDNIQGITKPAIRRLARRGGVKRISGLIYEETRGVLKIFLENVIRDAVTYTEHARRKTVTAMDVVYALKRQGRTLYGFGG; from the coding sequence ATGTCGGGAAGAGGAAAGGGAGGTAAGGGGCTTGGAAAGGGAGGAGCCAAGAGGCATAGGAAGGTTTTGAGGGATAACATCCAGGGAATCACTAAGCCCGCCATTCGCCGTCTGGCTCGTAGAGGAGGTGTGAAGAGGATCAGCGGCTTGATCTATGAAGAAACCAGAGGAGTCTTGAAGATTTTCTTGGAGAACGTGATTCGCGATGCTGTGACATACACTGAGCACGCAAGAAGGAAGACTGTTACTGCCATGGATGTTGTTTACGCATTGAAGAGGCAGGGCAGGACTCTCTATGGCTTTGGTGGTTAA
- the LOC18590729 gene encoding uncharacterized protein LOC18590729, translated as MRRWFDPWPVFFKREFNRNWPFLVGFAITGTIITKFSLGLTEEDAKNSPFVQRHKR; from the exons ATGAGGAGGTGGTTCGATCCGTGGCCCGTTTTCTTCAAGAGGGAGTTCAACCGCAACTGGCCCTTCCTTGTCGGCTTCGCCATTACCGGAACCATCATCACCAAGTTTTCCCTTGGTCTCACCG AGGAAGATGCCAAGAACTCGCCCTTCGTTCAAAGGCACAAGAGGTAA